The following nucleotide sequence is from Zea mays cultivar B73 chromosome 1, Zm-B73-REFERENCE-NAM-5.0, whole genome shotgun sequence.
tggctccagcccTTGATTCCTTACAGCCCAGACGAAAATCctcatcctaattatagcttcgggggtgatttgatgaaggaaaatctggtatatcttcagcacttcaaccacaaacttgcttaaagggaaccgaagaccagccttcaaaaagcttcagtagattacaacttcattctcttcaggagcagggacgatgttgtctcctccaaccctcatgaTAGACATGTCgcaaaaataccttcctctcatgttatcaatatgactctgtttaatagtcgattttccgaagacggtatggcttggtcgccacggtcggtcTTCAGAATCTTTGtctccactttctgcatcataactatcaatgtcatcagtatcttcagataaaccctccagtatctctttagtaatcttctctgtattcgttTTTGACATAGACTAAAAAAATCCAGCGATAAAAGGATCCAcaactttcttttcttcaaacagCTTCGTCTCCTCAATCAGCTTCGTCTCCTTAGTCATTTTTCCCTAGACATGGTGCAAACAcgcctttaaaccgaagctcaaaaagctttAAAATCAGGCAAAAGCTAGTGACAAgaactaaaagtttgagaaaataacgcaaatggCAGAAATGGCGTGACAAATGCTGCcggtgtgggttcatatttatatgcccagtgtgTTGCAACTTGAAGGGCCCCGTCTATCATTGATTGttactattctagcaaagggaaggtgttttttcagaccttcggcttaaggccttcgttcacgtcgcagtctgaattcgttattataacaagttaatactgcgaggggctactgttgggggccttcgtctttcgaaggtcctcaaaaacatgattaacaatgtttcccaggtGTAATATATGACAAGAACCTTTGGACTCGGAATAAAGCtgcacacaatatgaaaagcatggtcgggacgTAGGTTGAaacagttccgaagctacgcacaaggaagcttcggctcagcggcagaaaaagaaaccgacttaaaggggaaaatgctatctagtcctcgttggattgtccttaagtcaatagtaaacataaagggcatgtatgtaattttacgcaggctgcgccctgtgcctataaaaagatgaacagtaccctcgtactgttcacactgatttgtattcgctcgtgcgtcacgcttggacttttgccttctgtcaagtcgaaggtacaaatgtaattcaatattgttcatgttctttcatgatgatataataaagatatatgaatgatgtcatatgattattcatgttgtctctcatatttcatatgcttcttctttcattaacatatactgcgatgatgaaggtacgtccttcatgaccttcgtctgaagatcattatatcctaagggagataatgcttcgaaggacgaagggcattaaccattaacattttgtgttgccttgttcttaactcatagcatttgagaataagtccccaacaggggtgaataggcgaaacctgaaaattataaactttgaacgcgCACTTTACCCAGGGTTAGGGATATAAAAAATAATAgtgaattcggagtgcggaagatagttcttcttgctattcTAAAgaatctactccccgttgaggaggccacaaaggccgggtctatttgaaccctttctctctctcaatcggtcacttagactggtCTAGTGCTTCTTTTAGTCTCATGAGTcattaagaccccacaaggatcaccacacaattaggtgtctcttgattTCTTTACAAAGCACTTGGAAAGtttagaaggagaagaagaaaacaaccaagcaacaagagcaacaattgaaacacaaatcaccctctctcacgTCACTTAAACACTTTTGATCACTAGACTTGattatggcacttggagaggattgaaggctttgaatgtgtctttggagtgtattctttgctcttgtattgagtgtagAGAGTGGAAAGGTTCGATGAATTGAATGgtagtggttgggggtatttatagccccaaccaccattcTAGCTGTTGGTTGCTCTGTCTGtcgacgggcacaccggacactgcaatgttcactgtccggtgcgtgccactagGGCTAGAAAATAAGCTCGAGGCTCGCAAGCTGGCTCGAGCtcggagcggctcgcgagcctcgagcgagccgagctGAGCCTGCCTTTTGGGCTCGTTCCCGTagtgagccgagccgagccgactcGTTCCGGCTCGCGAGCTGTGTCAAATTACTTAATATGTAGAATAATGATGGATATTGGCTAATTTTATAGGTTGTCAGTTTGTTCCTTAGCGTTTCATGATAGATATATGACAATTAATAATTTAGATTCTTCATAATAATGAATAATATTTATATATTTCATATTTATATACTAATAATTCACTATATAATGCAATTATATAATATCAGGGTGTGGCTCGCGagtcgagccggctcgcgagccgccttcgagccgagccgagcctggttCCTCAGCTCTTGAAATGGCCGAGCCGAGCTGAGCCGAgcacggctcggctcgtttccagccctacgtgccacgtcagccgaccgttggtgttTGGTGCTGTTGACCATTGAAGTCGTTCGTccttgtggtgcaccggacagtccggtagcacaccgaacagtccggtgcgacctgaCATCGCAGACTGTCTCTGATCTTCTGATGCTTCAGACTGCCGTGGTAGTCGACCGTTGCTCATggactcaccggactgtccaatgaATTTTAGTGGACGAGCGCTGAGAATTtctgagagcagccagttcgtggTGTGCTCCAGCCtgggcactggacactgtccggtgcgccacaggctgGTGCAATCTGTTTTGATCCAAACTTATagaattgccccaaggacattttCCTTGTATttgtatatgaactttatgcacctaagaaaagatcaactaggcaaactagttagtctataaggtttgtgatggtcgtcaaacaccaaaatcgaatataggaaatgttgaggtcgTTTCCCTTTCATGGAATCATATATTACATGGTATTAATCTCACAAAGTTAACCACTTAACTATTCTTTAGGGTTTTACTTTTATTCTCCTTTTAATAAATATTCTATCATTTTAAATTAACATATAGTCTAGCTATAAAATTAAGACACGCAAATAGTGAAAGATTATAATTTAAACAGATAaagaataatattatgaacattttcaaTTTGaaccacctaatttggagttcatatgcaaaagatatgaaattcaCAAGTTTTAGAATTCAAAAACACTAAATTAGACCCATTTCTGTGATTAAAATAAAGTACAGGGACTTCTCTGCAAGAAACTAGGGGCCTGAGCGCaagaacacagtaccacaagttgTTTTCTAAGAAACCAAGGGGTCTTTTAACAAGTTTTCCTAACGAACGGGTATCAGGTGATCTCGGCCGCCCGATCATAGATCCACGGTCGAGATTAGATCTGAGCGCGGGTacgcgcgcgggcgcgagcaagcgctgacaggcgggccagggagaTCAGCGACTGGGAAGGGGGCGGGCTGACCAGTCGGGCCCAGTGCCAGGGGGCGCAGGCaactgacgggtggggcccaggGGCGCGCTCACACGAAGCGGTATCCAGAGATCTAGACCGCTGGATCGGGACTGAACGGTGGAGATCAAACGCCACGGGGGTTGACGGCTTTGGGCGGCGCTGCTCCTCCCTGCGGCGGCGAAGTCGCCGGAGACGGGGTTGGTGCAGGCTCCAGAGGgtttgaggtcgccggagttggtgcGTGCGCGAGGGGAACCGACGCTGACAGATCGACCCCACCGagtagagggagagagggagcggGGATGCACGGgctggcgctgacaggcggggtccgcctgtcagaggGGGAGTGTGAGCGCGCGCGGAGCTGGGCTGAGTTGGGCCAGCTGGGCGAGGCTGGGCCGAAatagtttttcctttttcttttgaatttccaatttcttttctttttattttctctatgaaATTCAAATCAAATCAAACCACAATTTCAATTTCAAATATTTCAAACATGCGCATCAACCAAAAACAaagtttaagctcagcatgatgcaaacaTTCATATCTTCACTAGGTTTTAATATTCTAAAGAAAATAATACATCTCTCACATAATTAACCCAAAATTCTATTAAGAAGAAGAGAGAGGGAAATCTATAGAGGTGAGaaaaggagtaacacctgaatttggtagatattagaaaagaaattttatacccgggTGTTACAAACGGTTCAGTTTAGTCAACCGAACGGTCCAATGTGAATCTGGACGGTCTGTTGTggagcaccgaacagtccggaatGGGAATATACATGTATGGTCCAATTATGACCAGCGACACTGGCATGTCACATAGAGATGGTGGGGAGTAGTGTTTGTACTGGATATGAGTTcataccatataatggttggGCCCGTGAGGGCCCATTTGTGGATGGACTATAGGTATGAATGTCCAAGTGCTAGCCTTGTGCATGGGAAACTAGGGCTCATGCATGTGTGAGTTTTCTTCCATCCTTGAATATACTGTTTTAATTGATCCCTCTTTAGATCTATATATTGTCTAAGGGATTGGATGTCATTAAATTTCCTTGCATTGGTGGTGGGAAGTGAAGGTAGGAGAGATGCAAGCTTGATCTCCtcttgcttggtgatcttctgGTGGCAATCCACCGTGAAGTGTGATAGTAACTTCTCCTTCACCTCCTCATGAACCTCGACATGTTGGCAATGCGCTTCCTCGTCAAATTGGCCCATGAGGATTTCAAATTGTTGCTGCTCATCGGCTGACAAGTTCTCAAGAGTTAGCCTAAGGATGTTTCCATAGAAGACattggtgtgatccttagaaccggctATCACAGACGATCATAGTAGATCTAAAACTTCTGTCCCCAGTGGAGTCGTCAAAAAGTATGTTGCCGCCTTTCCGAGCCAAATATTAAGGGCCCCTAGGGCTTGCATACGACGTGCAGGACTTTGGAGCCCCTCTACTGGTTCGTGGATCGTCCCACCCTGATGGTCGGATTGTCCAAAGCATTCTGATGGTCGGATTGTCCAAAGCGTGAACCGTCCACTTGCAGGTGGCGGACCGTCCACGACTCTGCAGAGAGCTCTAGGAAGAACCTAGATCTTGCCTTCCCGGAGTGACCCCGTCAGGAAGGAGAAATTCTATGGTTGCTTTGGAGTCGACAGTCCACCCAAATCGCCCCAAATCGACATAGAGCCGAAGAGGGGGTGAAGATTAGGATAAAGAAGAATATAAAGTAGATCTAATCTAAGGATATAGAAGAACATAAAGAACATAAACTACAACTAGGACTAAAACTAGATCTAATCTAAGGATAAAGAAGAACATAAAGTATAATTGATTTTTTTTATCGATTGTGTATGTTCTAATTGGTCGTACCATTTTATATTTATAGATAAGATCTGGACCCATTCCTATACAAAGTCCAACAAAATCTCGCAAGAAATTAGGACTCCAGCCTAAAATGATCTAATATCGGATGGTTCGATCTAACACGTCGGACCGTGTGGGGCACGCACTGTGACTATTATACCGGACCGTCCGTCGGGCCTGCCAAAGTAGGTGTTCAACAGTCAGTCCAGTCGTCCTGTGAACATCTGTATTGTGCCGTGTAATTTGTAAAAAAAAATAGAGTGACACAATTCTGAAGTGCGGACTAGGGACCATCTTCTGTGCACGCGGCTGCCTGATTAAATTAGGTATCTTGTTTCTAGCTTACATGTCTTAAACTGATATGATTTGCTTGCGAAAGTACCCTTTGACTTTGAGCACACGTCATCGATCTGGTGTTGAAATAGGTTGCTCGTCTTTTCTTATAACTGGTTAAACTTATGCTTACTTAAGGAATTCCCAGTTGAACCAAAAAAGTCAAACGGTTGCACAATGAAAATACAAATAAATGTTGAGCTTTGGTCCTGATTTGGACCTGCCGCCATCGATCTCTGCCCCATTGTCTTCTGAGTCCAAGTTTGTCAGATTATGTTATTACAGTGTGCAATAATGTTGCCCAAAATGTAGAAAATCCTCTATGAACGTGGAACTAATAATACACATTTGTGAATTTGTGATAGACCATGCATATATATATGAGAGCAGCAAGAATACAAATGGAACCCCTGGCTTAATTTTGTTTTGTTTGTTTGGCGATTTAATGAATCGCTTTCAAAAATCACTATATACTTGTCTCCTCCTAAGTCACATTCATACTTGATGAGCTGGATAAAGTCCATTATACTCCAGCTGCTCGTCCTAATCTTTCCCTTAGAATCTTCACCCCCATGTATCTGATCATCAAATACACACCATTAGCAGATAATACCAATAATATATGTAGTAGTTGTTTGTTCATTCTGTAGTTAACGTTACCTGCCCATCATTAGGACCGTGGCCTGTGGATTCGTTCCTGGTGAACTGAACAAGGTTGATCCATCTATCACACGGAGGCCGGAGATGCCAATCACCCGGTAGTGTCGATCCACCACCTTGCCAACATGGCATCCCCCATGGTAGTGCCAGATGGTTGTGACCGTGTCCCTGCAGAACTGCTCCAAGGACGTGGTGTCGTCTGTGTGCTTGGGTATCAGGTTTATGTTAGCCGAGACGCTCAGATTGAGCAGCGTTTCCATCGGGTACCCGGCACCGTTGGCGGTAAGGTTAGCGAAGTGGTTTGTCTTGAGTATTCTCTCGATCGTCTGAATCCCGTAGACGCAGCGCCTGAGGTCCTGTGGATGCTGGAAGTAGTTGAAGCTCACGCTGGGGTTGCTATCGACGTCGGTGTCGGCGAGCACCAGACTGCCAGTCGACAGTGGGCCATCGATCTTCTCAAGAATGAATCCTCCGTCAAACACTTCTTTGGGCAGGCTATGTTTGTTACGCACGTACTCTTGGATTTGATCAAGACTTCTTTGCTTTGGTGGAATTGTAGATATCTGTCCAATCTGCGATGAATGGAGACTTTATATATGCATGTAGAAGATGAAGAAAAgaagaagacgacgacgacgaccaacCTCAGCAGACATGATTCCATGGTGGCAATGGATGCTATCGTCGGACTGGCTGAAACCACTGCTGGCTTCAATAAACACCCCAGCGTCCGTTATCCCGACAGTTTCAATCAAGGACTGCTTCGTGGGGCTCTTCATAGGCACGAAGATGGAGTTCATCGGATTGTCCGACATCCCTTCCCCGACGTGTTCGTTGGCGTGCACTAGAGAAACGTTGTGCCTGCTGAGTTGACCCCTCGGCCCGATCCCGCTGAGCAGCAGTAGCTGTGGGCTGCCAATTGCGCCGGCGGAAACAATGACGTCGCTACCCCTCTTCCTTGTGAGGAAGGCCTGGTGGTGCGCTCCGTTCTCGTCTCTGAACCGAACTCCAGTAGCCCTCGGCTGCTTCCTCCCCCCGCCGTGCTTCCTTGCGAGGACAATCTTGTCGACGGTAGCATGGAGCAGCACCCGGAGGTTGCTAGCGTTTCCAGCAGCAAGGAGGTCGGCAGCCGTGTGCCGGCGCCCGGTGTCGTCGAATATGGTGCCCCCGACTTTAGTCCCGTAGAGATGGTCATAGGAATACCCGTTGTATGGTGAGACCCCTGCTTCCAGAAGCCCGTCCCGGAGCGCAGCCTGCCATGGCGCCACTTTGGGCCAGTGGACAATCCTCTCTTCGACCCAAGGGTAGGACTGGTTCACCAGCTCTGCGTCCCAGCCTGCTTGCTGGACGAAGCTGGGAGAAGAAGCTAGAAATCATTCAGCATGCAgatgcagcagcagcaacaggcacTGTGTGAAGCTATTGGTATACCTTGGTTTCGCCCGGCTGTAGAAGCCGGCGTTGATACATGTTCCGCCACCCAGGACATTTGCGCGGGCATTTATCACGCCATCCGTGGAGATGAAAGCTTGTGACGGTGACTGCGGTGAAACGTCGGCCAGGCAAATGTGGAAGTTCTCCAGCAACGTGATGTTGCGGTTGCCATATGGAGACCcacctcgctccagcaggagaaccTTGTACTTGTGGGACAGCGTGGCCGCCAGCGGGCACCCGGCCGTGCCGCCGCCGACAATGATGTAGTCGTATGCCTCGCTTTGGAACCTGCTTGCCTTCACCAAGGGAGGGAGATTCAGATCTCCTCCTGCAAATTCAGCAGCttgtgtgatgtatatatgtgccaCTTGAGGActaagaaaagaaaaaaactGGATAGATGATCCAGTAATGTCCAAGTCGGAATATATATACCTTGAGACGATCTGATGAAGCAGAGGAACACCAGGGCCTTGAACACCGCCCCTCTGCTGAGCAAATCCATGGCAGCCCCGAGAGGAACCTGGAGGAAGGAGACACGTAATGGCCTCCCTCTGCTGCTTGCCTTTGCCCTTTCACCCAGACAGCTCTGATTCTCTGCACTAGCCTTCCTCCTGGTTTCCCTGCGACTTCGTCCGCCGCACAACCATCAGTCTGCTGCATCCCAATGACTTTTTTTTGTAGGCAGCACAGCAGAATTGGGGTGCTGCTGCTGCCACTTGTGCCACGCATTCAAGAGACCTCACCCACACCATTTAGATGCCATTCattgcgcaggcggcactgttctAGTACAACTCGGATTTATGAACTTCATCAGCCAACCAACCACAACCACTAATCTTGCCGTACGTGAAGTCGTGAATATATCCACCAGCTCTGACTGCTTTCGTCTCGtttttgtctctctctctctatatataaaaATTCTAATTGCTTTCCCAGTTTTTTGTGCCTGGATGGTTGGCAGCTGCCAGTTTGAAGAGCCTGCAGTTTCGTCCTTCGTCACAAGTCACTGCCACATTCAGCAACGTCGAAATGTTGGTGGCAGACAATGTGTAATCCTCGCAACTCGCAAGTACCAAAGTGATGTTTCCGCACCATTCAGAACattattatcatttctattttagcgCCCGGATGAAAGCTAATTAGCTGCGAACACAAAATTTATATGTGCCCCTATGATTTGGGTTGTGTTAATTGTCAATGAGAGTAGCGTGTTAGTTTCACTCGTATGGATTGGTAAGACGACTAGAGAGAGAGGTGAACAATCAAATTTTGTCGTCGGGCACTAAAAATAAACTATTCACTTCAATTAAAATTAAGTAAGCATTCAAACCAAAATCACATTAGCAAACCAGTGATCTTATGATTTTAAAATGTTCCTAATACCCACATGAGACCAGAAAAACAAACGGATCGCAAACCGGACACCGAAAAGTCCTAATCAGTCCAATACCGTGTCGCGAACAAGTGCTGATTTCAGCGGCACGAAATTCTGTTCTCGTATGCGAAACTGAAGCAATTAGACTTAGATTGAGATACAATTTTACACACACATGAACAAATATGTTTCCAAGGTCCACACAAATTTTAAGCTCAATTGGACCCGTGAATCAACCACAAATCTGAAAATACTAACATAATTAGAGTTTTATTGGGGGTTTTTAGAACGCACTCAAAACAAGATCAGCTAAGGTCGCAACCACAAACTGCGCCAACATATCAtgcccctgtttgtttcggcttttcgcagcttctggccaccaaaagctgctgcggactgccaaacactcagcttttcagccagcttctataaaatttgtttgggtaaaaatcattcaaaatcaacataaacatataatcgattgagtcgtcgcaatagtagtaatctgtcactttatagatcctgagccccatggacaactttatcttcctccgcacgtaatcctaataatactcagattctctctacagccagattctccccatagctagattctcggaaaagctggtcagaaaaaagctgaaccaaacaggccccatAAGTAGTGATCCTAAAAGCATATCTCACCTACCAACAAAATCCCAATAGCACCCAGAACACAAGAACTCGATGGTTCTTCACAAGATCACAAAGAGAAGAGAAATGAAGAACTCGAGAGCAAAAGACTCAAAAAAATTCAGCAAGAGCACAAACTGAAATTGAAGCCAACTGggcgtgtttggttcggcttttttctgaccagcttttctgaaaagctggctgtggggaaaagctggctgttgggaaaagctggtgggtagaatttaggtgtttggttcgccaGCTGTGCAGAAAAGTTGTTCGTGAGAATCTACGTGTTTGGATAATCAGATTCTCATATTGCAGATTCTGTTCGAACAAACGATAAAATGAAACCCATAACGAAGAAAAGGTCATTACACATTAATTAGtggagttgattacatcataattACCGTTACA
It contains:
- the LOC100281523 gene encoding protein HOTHEAD precursor yields the protein MDLLSRGAVFKALVFLCFIRSSQGGDLNLPPLVKASRFQSEAYDYIIVGGGTAGCPLAATLSHKYKVLLLERGGSPYGNRNITLLENFHICLADVSPQSPSQAFISTDGVINARANVLGGGTCINAGFYSRAKPSFVQQAGWDAELVNQSYPWVEERIVHWPKVAPWQAALRDGLLEAGVSPYNGYSYDHLYGTKVGGTIFDDTGRRHTAADLLAAGNASNLRVLLHATVDKIVLARKHGGGRKQPRATGVRFRDENGAHHQAFLTRKRGSDVIVSAGAIGSPQLLLLSGIGPRGQLSRHNVSLVHANEHVGEGMSDNPMNSIFVPMKSPTKQSLIETVGITDAGVFIEASSGFSQSDDSIHCHHGIMSAEIGQISTIPPKQRSLDQIQEYVRNKHSLPKEVFDGGFILEKIDGPLSTGSLVLADTDVDSNPSVSFNYFQHPQDLRRCVYGIQTIERILKTNHFANLTANGAGYPMETLLNLSVSANINLIPKHTDDTTSLEQFCRDTVTTIWHYHGGCHVGKVVDRHYRVIGISGLRVIDGSTLFSSPGTNPQATVLMMGRYMGVKILRERLGRAAGV
- the LOC100281523 gene encoding protein HOTHEAD isoform X1; its protein translation is MPAQMSWVAEHVSTPASTAGRNQASSPSFVQQAGWDAELVNQSYPWVEERIVHWPKVAPWQAALRDGLLEAGVSPYNGYSYDHLYGTKVGGTIFDDTGRRHTAADLLAAGNASNLRVLLHATVDKIVLARKHGGGRKQPRATGVRFRDENGAHHQAFLTRKRGSDVIVSAGAIGSPQLLLLSGIGPRGQLSRHNVSLVHANEHVGEGMSDNPMNSIFVPMKSPTKQSLIETVGITDAGVFIEASSGFSQSDDSIHCHHGIMSAEIGQISTIPPKQRSLDQIQEYVRNKHSLPKEVFDGGFILEKIDGPLSTGSLVLADTDVDSNPSVSFNYFQHPQDLRRCVYGIQTIERILKTNHFANLTANGAGYPMETLLNLSVSANINLIPKHTDDTTSLEQFCRDTVTTIWHYHGGCHVGKVVDRHYRVIGISGLRVIDGSTLFSSPGTNPQATVLMMGRYMGVKILRERLGRAAGV